Proteins from a single region of Lysinibacillus sp. JNUCC-52:
- a CDS encoding peptidase U32 family protein, with protein sequence MKKPELLVTPQSVDHVKALLTAGADAFVIGEQQFGLRLAGEFSVSEVEEATKLIHAAGKKVYVAVNALFHNEKLDALGEYLKEMQSIGVDRLIYGDPAVIIVRREQGVTIPLHWNPETTATNWFTANYWGKRGATRAVLARELSLDEVIEIKENAEVEVEVQVHGMTCMFQSKRPLLGHYFLYQEKIMTIENRQENRNMFLHDDERNNKYPIYEDTNGTHIFSPNDMCIIDELGELFEAGIDSLKIEGVLQSPEYVVTVTEAYRQAIDTYFDESEEAYDDIKDDLLAKIEDVQPAIRPLDTGFIFKETVY encoded by the coding sequence ATGAAAAAACCTGAATTGCTTGTCACACCACAATCAGTGGACCATGTAAAAGCACTTTTAACAGCTGGAGCAGATGCTTTTGTCATTGGAGAACAACAATTTGGTCTTCGTCTTGCTGGGGAATTTTCTGTAAGCGAAGTAGAAGAAGCAACGAAGCTAATTCATGCAGCTGGTAAAAAGGTTTATGTTGCAGTGAATGCGCTATTTCATAACGAAAAACTAGATGCATTAGGTGAATACTTAAAAGAAATGCAAAGTATTGGTGTAGATCGTTTAATTTACGGCGACCCTGCTGTTATTATAGTACGTCGTGAGCAAGGAGTTACAATTCCATTACATTGGAATCCTGAAACAACAGCAACAAACTGGTTTACTGCAAATTATTGGGGTAAACGAGGTGCCACAAGAGCTGTTCTTGCACGTGAGCTTTCACTAGATGAAGTAATAGAAATTAAAGAAAACGCGGAAGTAGAAGTTGAAGTACAAGTGCATGGTATGACTTGTATGTTCCAATCAAAACGTCCATTACTAGGTCATTATTTCCTATACCAAGAAAAAATAATGACAATTGAAAATCGTCAGGAAAACCGTAACATGTTCCTACACGATGATGAACGTAACAATAAATATCCAATTTATGAAGATACCAATGGTACGCATATTTTCAGTCCAAATGATATGTGTATTATTGATGAGCTTGGCGAGTTATTTGAAGCGGGGATCGATTCATTAAAAATCGAGGGTGTTTTACAATCACCAGAATATGTTGTCACAGTAACGGAAGCGTATCGTCAAGCAATTGACACATATTTTGACGAATCTGAAGAAGCATATGACGATATAAAAGATGATTTACTGGCTAAAATTGAAGATGTCCAGCCCGCTATTCGACCACTCGATACTGGCTTTATCTTCAAAGAAACAGTGTACTAG